In Musa acuminata AAA Group cultivar baxijiao chromosome BXJ2-10, Cavendish_Baxijiao_AAA, whole genome shotgun sequence, a genomic segment contains:
- the LOC103968857 gene encoding NADP-dependent malic enzyme isoform X1, protein MQPSNDFFWGGERLGNEAVHRPTLCFVMLSLFVNSSSFNVLRRAAAVQFGGSRRVVIARGGREGRAVMENARQVEAYMDPTATVGGGAEDAYGEDRATEEQLVTPWTFSVASGYSLLRDPHHNKGLAFTEIERDAHYLRGLLPPVVLTQELQEKKLLHNLRKYEVPLQRYMSMMDLQERNERLFYKLLIDNVEELLPVVYTPTVGEACQKYGSIFRRPQGLYISLKEKGKILEVLKNWPEKTIQVIVVTDGERILGLGDLGCQGMGIPVGKLALYTALGGLRPSACLPITIDVGTNNEQLLNDDFYIGLRQKRARGQEYEDLLHEFMCAVKQQYGEKVLIQFEDFANHHAFDLLAKYSKTHLVFNDDIQGTASVVLAGLVAALKLVGGTLADHTYLFLGAGEAGTGIAELIALEMSRQMGTPIENNREKIWLVDSKGLIVSSRMESLQHFKKPWAHDHEPVNNLLDAVKAIKPTVLIGTSGVGKTFTQDVVEAMASFNEKPVILALSNPTTQSECTAEETYTWSKGCAIFASGSPFDPVEYEGKIFVPGQANNAYIFPGFGLGLVISGAIRVHDEMLLAASEALAQQVTQENFDKGLIYPPFKNIRKISAHIAANVAAKVYELGLATRFPRPDNLVKYAESCMYTPAYRNYR, encoded by the exons ATGCAACCAAGCAACGACTTCTTTTG GGGAGGAGAAAGGCTTGGGAACGAAGCAGTCCACCGTCCTACTCTCTGCTTCGTCATGCTCTCCCTCTTCGTCAACAGCAGCAGCTTCAACGTTCTG AGGAGAGCGGCAGCGGTGCAGTTCGGAGGGAGTAGAAGGGTGGTTATagcgagaggaggaagagaggggaGGGCGGTGATGGAGAACGCGCGCCAGGTGGAGGCGTACATGGACCCCACGGCGACGGTGGGCGGTGGAGCCGAGGACGCCTACGGCGAGGATCGCGCTACCGAGGAGCAGCTCGTCACTCCCTGGACCTTCTCCGTCGCTAG TGGGTATAGTCTACTAAGAGATCCACACCACAACAAAGGGCTCGCCTTTACTGAAATTGAGAGAGATGCTCACTACTTGCGAGGCCTATTGCCTCCAGTTGTCCTAACTCAAGAGCTGCAG GAGAAAAAGCTGCTGCACAATCTTCGCAAATATGAAGTTCCCCTGCAGCGTTACATGTCAATGATGGACCTGCAG GAGAGGAACGAGAGGCTTTTCTACAAGCTTCTGATTGACAATGTTGAGGAATTACTTCCGGTTGTATACACACCAACAGTTGGCGAGGCCTGCCAAAAGTATGGGAGCATCTTTCGGCGTCCACAGGGTCTATATATCAGTCTGAAAGAGAA AGGGAAAATTCTTGAGGTGCTAAAGAACTGGCCTGAGAAGACCATTCAAGTTATCGTGGTCACTGATGGTGAGCGCATTTTGGGTCTAGGAGACCTTGGGTGTCAG GGAATGGGAATTCCTGTTGGCAAACTTGCTCTTTATACAGCCCTTGGAGGACTCCGTCCATCTGCA TGCTTACCCATAACAATTGATGTGGGCACAAACAATGAGCAATTGCTGAATGATGACTTTTATATTGGTCTAAGACAAAAACGAGCTAGAGGCCAG GAATATGAGGATCTTCTCCATGAGTTCATGTGTGCTGTCAAGCAACAATATGGTGAGAAAGTCCTAATTCAG TTCGAAGACTTTGCCAATCATCATGCATTCGATTTGCTTGCAAAATATAGCAAGACACATCTTGTCTTTAATGATGACATCCAG GGAACAGCTTCCGTGGTCCTTGCTGGACTTGTTGCTGCACTGAAGTTGGTTGGAGGGACCTTAGCGGACCATACTTACTTGTTCCTTGGTGCTGGTGAG GCTGGCACTGGTATTGCTGAGCTCATTGCTCTTGAGATGTCAAGACAG ATGGGTACCCCAATCGAAAATAATCGTGAAAAGATTTGGCTTGTTGACTCAAAG GGATTGATTGTTAGTTCCCGGATGGAATCTCTACAACACTTCAAGAAACCTTGGGCACATGACCATGAACCTGTTAACAACCTTTTAGATGCTGTGAAG GCCATCAAGCCAACTGTGTTGATAGGAACCTCTGGAGTAGGGAAGACTTTTACACAAGATGTAGTTGAGGCCATGGCTTCATTTAATGAG AAACCTGTCATTCTTGCTCTGTCAAATCCCACAACACAATCAGAATGTACTGCCGAGGAAACATATACTTGGAGTAAG GGTTGTGCAATTTTTGCGAGCGGGAGCCCATTTGATCCTGTTGAATATGAGGGGAAGATTTTTGTACCTGGCCAG GCAAATAATGCTTACATATTTCCTGGTTTCGGTCTTGGCTTGGTGATATCTGGTGCCATACGTGTGCACGATGAAATGCTTCTTGCAGCCT CGGAAGCTTTAGCCCAGCAAGTGACACAAGAGAATTTTGACAAAGGACTGATCTATCCTCCCTTCAAAAATATCCGAAAGATATCTGCGCATATTGCCGCTAATGTGGCTGCAAAAGTATATGAACTTG GTTTGGCTACTCGTTTTCCTCGCCCGGACAACCTGGTGAAATATGCAGAGAGTTGCATGTACACCCCGGCATATCGCAATTACCGTTGA
- the LOC103968857 gene encoding NADP-dependent malic enzyme isoform X2 codes for MQPSNDFFWGGERLGNEAVHRPTLCFVMLSLFVNSSSFNVLEKKLLHNLRKYEVPLQRYMSMMDLQERNERLFYKLLIDNVEELLPVVYTPTVGEACQKYGSIFRRPQGLYISLKEKGKILEVLKNWPEKTIQVIVVTDGERILGLGDLGCQGMGIPVGKLALYTALGGLRPSACLPITIDVGTNNEQLLNDDFYIGLRQKRARGQEYEDLLHEFMCAVKQQYGEKVLIQFEDFANHHAFDLLAKYSKTHLVFNDDIQGTASVVLAGLVAALKLVGGTLADHTYLFLGAGEAGTGIAELIALEMSRQMGTPIENNREKIWLVDSKGLIVSSRMESLQHFKKPWAHDHEPVNNLLDAVKAIKPTVLIGTSGVGKTFTQDVVEAMASFNEKPVILALSNPTTQSECTAEETYTWSKGCAIFASGSPFDPVEYEGKIFVPGQANNAYIFPGFGLGLVISGAIRVHDEMLLAASEALAQQVTQENFDKGLIYPPFKNIRKISAHIAANVAAKVYELGLATRFPRPDNLVKYAESCMYTPAYRNYR; via the exons ATGCAACCAAGCAACGACTTCTTTTG GGGAGGAGAAAGGCTTGGGAACGAAGCAGTCCACCGTCCTACTCTCTGCTTCGTCATGCTCTCCCTCTTCGTCAACAGCAGCAGCTTCAACGTTCTG GAGAAAAAGCTGCTGCACAATCTTCGCAAATATGAAGTTCCCCTGCAGCGTTACATGTCAATGATGGACCTGCAG GAGAGGAACGAGAGGCTTTTCTACAAGCTTCTGATTGACAATGTTGAGGAATTACTTCCGGTTGTATACACACCAACAGTTGGCGAGGCCTGCCAAAAGTATGGGAGCATCTTTCGGCGTCCACAGGGTCTATATATCAGTCTGAAAGAGAA AGGGAAAATTCTTGAGGTGCTAAAGAACTGGCCTGAGAAGACCATTCAAGTTATCGTGGTCACTGATGGTGAGCGCATTTTGGGTCTAGGAGACCTTGGGTGTCAG GGAATGGGAATTCCTGTTGGCAAACTTGCTCTTTATACAGCCCTTGGAGGACTCCGTCCATCTGCA TGCTTACCCATAACAATTGATGTGGGCACAAACAATGAGCAATTGCTGAATGATGACTTTTATATTGGTCTAAGACAAAAACGAGCTAGAGGCCAG GAATATGAGGATCTTCTCCATGAGTTCATGTGTGCTGTCAAGCAACAATATGGTGAGAAAGTCCTAATTCAG TTCGAAGACTTTGCCAATCATCATGCATTCGATTTGCTTGCAAAATATAGCAAGACACATCTTGTCTTTAATGATGACATCCAG GGAACAGCTTCCGTGGTCCTTGCTGGACTTGTTGCTGCACTGAAGTTGGTTGGAGGGACCTTAGCGGACCATACTTACTTGTTCCTTGGTGCTGGTGAG GCTGGCACTGGTATTGCTGAGCTCATTGCTCTTGAGATGTCAAGACAG ATGGGTACCCCAATCGAAAATAATCGTGAAAAGATTTGGCTTGTTGACTCAAAG GGATTGATTGTTAGTTCCCGGATGGAATCTCTACAACACTTCAAGAAACCTTGGGCACATGACCATGAACCTGTTAACAACCTTTTAGATGCTGTGAAG GCCATCAAGCCAACTGTGTTGATAGGAACCTCTGGAGTAGGGAAGACTTTTACACAAGATGTAGTTGAGGCCATGGCTTCATTTAATGAG AAACCTGTCATTCTTGCTCTGTCAAATCCCACAACACAATCAGAATGTACTGCCGAGGAAACATATACTTGGAGTAAG GGTTGTGCAATTTTTGCGAGCGGGAGCCCATTTGATCCTGTTGAATATGAGGGGAAGATTTTTGTACCTGGCCAG GCAAATAATGCTTACATATTTCCTGGTTTCGGTCTTGGCTTGGTGATATCTGGTGCCATACGTGTGCACGATGAAATGCTTCTTGCAGCCT CGGAAGCTTTAGCCCAGCAAGTGACACAAGAGAATTTTGACAAAGGACTGATCTATCCTCCCTTCAAAAATATCCGAAAGATATCTGCGCATATTGCCGCTAATGTGGCTGCAAAAGTATATGAACTTG GTTTGGCTACTCGTTTTCCTCGCCCGGACAACCTGGTGAAATATGCAGAGAGTTGCATGTACACCCCGGCATATCGCAATTACCGTTGA
- the LOC103968857 gene encoding NADP-dependent malic enzyme isoform X3, which yields MSMMDLQERNERLFYKLLIDNVEELLPVVYTPTVGEACQKYGSIFRRPQGLYISLKEKGKILEVLKNWPEKTIQVIVVTDGERILGLGDLGCQGMGIPVGKLALYTALGGLRPSACLPITIDVGTNNEQLLNDDFYIGLRQKRARGQEYEDLLHEFMCAVKQQYGEKVLIQFEDFANHHAFDLLAKYSKTHLVFNDDIQGTASVVLAGLVAALKLVGGTLADHTYLFLGAGEAGTGIAELIALEMSRQMGTPIENNREKIWLVDSKGLIVSSRMESLQHFKKPWAHDHEPVNNLLDAVKAIKPTVLIGTSGVGKTFTQDVVEAMASFNEKPVILALSNPTTQSECTAEETYTWSKGCAIFASGSPFDPVEYEGKIFVPGQANNAYIFPGFGLGLVISGAIRVHDEMLLAASEALAQQVTQENFDKGLIYPPFKNIRKISAHIAANVAAKVYELGLATRFPRPDNLVKYAESCMYTPAYRNYR from the exons ATGTCAATGATGGACCTGCAG GAGAGGAACGAGAGGCTTTTCTACAAGCTTCTGATTGACAATGTTGAGGAATTACTTCCGGTTGTATACACACCAACAGTTGGCGAGGCCTGCCAAAAGTATGGGAGCATCTTTCGGCGTCCACAGGGTCTATATATCAGTCTGAAAGAGAA AGGGAAAATTCTTGAGGTGCTAAAGAACTGGCCTGAGAAGACCATTCAAGTTATCGTGGTCACTGATGGTGAGCGCATTTTGGGTCTAGGAGACCTTGGGTGTCAG GGAATGGGAATTCCTGTTGGCAAACTTGCTCTTTATACAGCCCTTGGAGGACTCCGTCCATCTGCA TGCTTACCCATAACAATTGATGTGGGCACAAACAATGAGCAATTGCTGAATGATGACTTTTATATTGGTCTAAGACAAAAACGAGCTAGAGGCCAG GAATATGAGGATCTTCTCCATGAGTTCATGTGTGCTGTCAAGCAACAATATGGTGAGAAAGTCCTAATTCAG TTCGAAGACTTTGCCAATCATCATGCATTCGATTTGCTTGCAAAATATAGCAAGACACATCTTGTCTTTAATGATGACATCCAG GGAACAGCTTCCGTGGTCCTTGCTGGACTTGTTGCTGCACTGAAGTTGGTTGGAGGGACCTTAGCGGACCATACTTACTTGTTCCTTGGTGCTGGTGAG GCTGGCACTGGTATTGCTGAGCTCATTGCTCTTGAGATGTCAAGACAG ATGGGTACCCCAATCGAAAATAATCGTGAAAAGATTTGGCTTGTTGACTCAAAG GGATTGATTGTTAGTTCCCGGATGGAATCTCTACAACACTTCAAGAAACCTTGGGCACATGACCATGAACCTGTTAACAACCTTTTAGATGCTGTGAAG GCCATCAAGCCAACTGTGTTGATAGGAACCTCTGGAGTAGGGAAGACTTTTACACAAGATGTAGTTGAGGCCATGGCTTCATTTAATGAG AAACCTGTCATTCTTGCTCTGTCAAATCCCACAACACAATCAGAATGTACTGCCGAGGAAACATATACTTGGAGTAAG GGTTGTGCAATTTTTGCGAGCGGGAGCCCATTTGATCCTGTTGAATATGAGGGGAAGATTTTTGTACCTGGCCAG GCAAATAATGCTTACATATTTCCTGGTTTCGGTCTTGGCTTGGTGATATCTGGTGCCATACGTGTGCACGATGAAATGCTTCTTGCAGCCT CGGAAGCTTTAGCCCAGCAAGTGACACAAGAGAATTTTGACAAAGGACTGATCTATCCTCCCTTCAAAAATATCCGAAAGATATCTGCGCATATTGCCGCTAATGTGGCTGCAAAAGTATATGAACTTG GTTTGGCTACTCGTTTTCCTCGCCCGGACAACCTGGTGAAATATGCAGAGAGTTGCATGTACACCCCGGCATATCGCAATTACCGTTGA
- the LOC135625175 gene encoding uncharacterized protein LOC135625175: MDPSLAKRLWHMIRAACYMLRKGFCRHKLMMDLHLLLKRGKLAGKAIGNFVTFHHHHDRHTGSDAYPACSCRSMDPDFSFYNNKEIEFSCSNTPSYPSFFLTAKRKNRQRHGCYDIDVTALAQQLEMLSTEISEAESSAMASASASPSPAPMWSVGKSPAAVRQLRVTDSPFPMMDGDGEADGRVDREAEEFIKRFYEKLRLQQSVPATPEYQYRSRRKPA; encoded by the coding sequence ATGGATCCTTCCCTGGCCAAGCGGCTGTGGCACATGATCAGAGCTGCTTGCTACATGCTACGTAAGGGTTTCTGCAGGCACAAGCTCATGATggatctccacctcctcctcaagcGCGGCAAGCTCGCCGGGAAAGCCATCGGAAACTTCGTCACCTTCCATCACCACCATGACCGCCACACTGGCTCCGATGCGTACCCGGCCTGCTCGTGCCGGTCCATGGACCCCGACTTCTCCTTCTACAACAACAAGGAGATAGAGTTCAGCTGCAGCAACACCCCCTCCTACCCATCCTTCTTCCTCACTGCCAAGCGGAAGAACCGCCAACGCCACGGCTGCTACGACATCGACGTCACCGCACTAGCCCAGCAGCTTGAAATGCTGAGCACGGAGATATCTGAAGCCGAGTCGTCGGCCATggcgtcggcgtcggcgtcgCCGTCGCCTGCGCCGATGTGGAGCGTCGGTAAGAGCCCGGCAGCGGTGCGGCAGCTGAGGGTAACAGACTCGCCGTTCCCGATGATGGATGGGGACGGGGAGGCCGATGGCCGCGTCGACCGGGAGGCAGAGGAGTTCATCAAGAGGTTCTACGAGAAGCTTCGTCTCCAGCAGAGCGTCCCGGCGACACCGGAGTACCAGTACCGCAGCCGCCGCAAGCCGGCCTGA
- the LOC103968859 gene encoding uncharacterized protein LOC103968859 yields MFRQSSNRNSLDKGSMVKRVLQIALLLAVVVWLLNRINKNEYAGDQINIDQEYVDFGRKGKAGSENVVVINGQTIDFDDISETNEAGGQAEAFGQHSEEKNEDESFGKEQEESHKNISDTDQTETQEEQLGNKDGNDDSSISNRDVTVGNEMSTSEMDALRLPSQRDSENSQDPNEGENLGDDSLQRNKLVTLGQSKNDTEEEITFDEERIFGSQNQLEGDGKVDEIENKTIDSNGGVESENEISSENSFEVEKETTETNGGGKFQADGSDSLEDTTANPSSDDASFSLPNNENNEVSINNEPSDKITLDSQGDISSTHSEATEHHTMQNVSSDARTVDEATGLPNTTEEKVPVIPTDSEVPKREAVEFQDTSVTKAEVTDDDDPSVEETNTESDDKLPVTSVADHAENVELPVFDKALERDAADSSGDNASDSGRNDFKEEKMDLESNKEDATSEPQNAGDSFSLGTNSETSSASEAGNSSHTNENILQIPTNEVPKADAENSQVDDFAKGEENSRNIEDTTEPNPKEETNSESGNNDASSGGGDNADSWKEGGKDSE; encoded by the coding sequence ATGTTTCGGCAATCAAGCAATCGCAACTCGCTAGATAAAGGGTCCATGGTTAAGAGAGTACTCCAGATAGCATTGCTTTTGGCTGTTGTTGTCTGGTTGCTAAACCGTATCAACAAGAATGAATATGCTGGAGACCAAATCAACATCGATCAGGAATATGTAGATTTTGGTCGGAAAGGGAAAGCAGGATCCGAGAATGTTGTTGTCATAAATGGGCAGACGATAGATTTCGATGACATCTCCGAAACAAATGAAGCTGGAGGTCAAGCTGAGGCTTTTGGTCAGCACTCCGAAGAGAAGAATGAAGACGAGTCTTTTGGTAAAGAACAAGAGGAGTCTCATAAAAATATCTCAGATACTGACCAAACAGAAACTCAAGAAGAACAACTCGGCAATAAGGATGGGAACGACGACTCAAGCATCAGCAACAGAGATGTTACAGTGGGCAATGAAATGAGTACCAGCGAAATGGATGCTTTACGGCTTCCCAGTCAGAGGGACAGCGAAAACTCACAGGATCCAAATGAGGGGGAAAACCTTGGAGATGACTCCCTTCAACGAAATAAGCTAGTCACATTGGGTCAATCAAAAAATGATACCGAAGAAGAAATAACTTTTGACGAAGAGAGGATCTTCGGCTCCCAGAATCAATTAGAAGGTGATGGAAAAGTTGatgaaattgaaaacaagacaattgATTCCAATGGAGGAGTCGAATCAGAGAATGAAATCAGTAGTGAAAATAGTTTTGAAGTTGAAAAGGAAACAACTGAGACCAATGGAGGAGGCAAATTCCAGGCTGACGGTAGTGATAGTTTGGAAGATACCACGGCCAATCCAAGTTCAGATGATGCCAGCTTCTCTCTCCCTAACAATGAGAACAATGAGGTGTCTATCAACAATGAGCCTTCTGATAAGATTACTCTTGATTCTCAAGGAGACATTAGTAGTACTCATTCTGAGGCTACCGAGCACCATACTATGCAAAATGTAAGCTCTGATGCAAGAACCGTGGATGAAGCTACCGGTCTACCCAATACCACCGAAGAAAAAGTACCAGTGATACCAACTGATAGTGAAGTTCCAAAGAGGGAAGCAGTTGAATTTCAAGACACCAGCGTTACAAAAGCTGAAGTAACCGATGATGATGACCCTTCGGTAGAGGAGACTAATACAGAGTCGGATGACAAGCTCCCGGTCACATCTGTAGCTGATCATGCAGAGAATGTGGAATTGCCGGTCTTTGATAAGGCTCTGGAGAGGGATGCGGCTGATTCCAGTGGAGATAATGCTTCAGATTCTGGCAGAAATGATTTTAAAGAAGAAAAGATGGATTTGGAATCTAATAAAGAAGACGCCACATCTGAGCCTCAAAATGCTGGGGACAGTTTCAGCTTAGGAACAAACTCTGAGACAAGCTCAGCAAGTGAAGCTGGAAACTCATCCCATACCAATGAGAACATTTTACAGATTCCTACCAACGAGGTTCCGAAAGCTGATGCAGAAAATTCCCAAGTAGATGACTTCGCTAAGGGAGAAGAAAACTCTCGTAATATTGAAGACACGACCGAACCAAATCCCAAAGAAGAAACCAACTCAGAATCGGGTAACAACGATGCCTCATCTGGTGGCGGCGACAATGCAGATTCATGGAAGGAGGGTGGTAAAGATTCAGAATAA
- the LOC135625176 gene encoding uncharacterized protein LOC135625176 → MERGVPVEELTSGASGRIIPVFRNIRRSVPSPASLLRLLLFLHALAMWFLLFIRRRSPISWRSMAASASSRRRTGVGTWSAAAEEEDVLRRRALAERVEMVPLSEEGGGEVACRCGTFLFLGPRRTALYCRSWLPASGDLRGILVIIHGLNEHSGRYSHFAKQLMACNFGVYAMDWIGHGGSDGLHGYVPSLDYVVEDTGKFLEKIKSDNPGVPCFLFGHSTGGAVVLKAASYPHIKAMVEGIILTSPALRVKPAHPIVGAVAPIFSLVLPKLQFKGANKRGIPVSRDPAAMSAKYSDPLVYTRPIRVRTGHEILRISSYLLQNMKSITVPFFVLHGTADRVTDPLASQDLYNVAASRHKDIKLYEGFLHDLLFEPERDEVGGDIINWMLKMLQLQNM, encoded by the exons ATGGAGAGGGGTGTGCCGGTGGAGGAGCTGACCTCCGGTGCGAGCGGCCGGATCATCCCGGTCTTCAGGAACATACGGAGGTCCGTGCCGTCGCCGGCGTCGCTCCTCCGCCTTCTTCTCTTCCTGCATGCCCTCGCCATGTGGTTCCTCCTCTTCATCCGCCGCCGCAGCCCGATTTCCTGGAGATCGATGGCGGCTTCGGCTTCCTCGCGACGGAGGACGGGTGTAGGGACATGGTCGGCGGCCGCGGAGGAGGAGGACGTGCTGCGGCGTAGGGCCCTCGCCGAGCGGGTGGAGATGGTACCTTTGTCGGAGGAAGGCGGAGGGGAAGTGGCATGCCGCTGCGGGACCTTTTTGTTTCTGGGACCAAGGAGGACGGCACTCTACTGCCGGTCGTGGTTGCCGGCATCGGGAGATCTAAG GGGTATCCTGGTGATAATACATGGGCTCAATGAACACAG CGGAAGATATTCGCACTTTGCTAAGCAGCTGATGGCATGCAACTTTGGAGTATATGCGATGGATTGGATAG GGCATGGTGGTAGTGATGGACTGCATGGGTATGTACCTTCATTGGACTATGTTGTGGAGGACACT GGAAAATTTCTGGAGAAAATTAAATCTGATAATCCTGGTGTGCCTTGTTTCCTTTTCGGTCACTCCACCGGTGGAGCTGTGGTTTTAAAG GCAGCTTCATATCCTCATATCAAAGCCATGGTAGAAGGGATCATACTAACATCTCCAGCACTGCGTGTAAAGCCAGCTCATCCAATAGTTGGG GCTGTGGCTCCAATTTTTTCACTGGTACTGCCAAAGTTACAATTCAAGGGAGCTAATAAAAGGGGCATTCCTGTGTCAAGAGACCCAGCTGCTATGTCGGCAAAGTACTCAGATCCACTGGTTTACACTAGACCTATAAGAGTTCGCACAGGCCATGAGATCCTACGCATCTCTTCTTACCTGCTGCAGAATATGAAGTCCATCACTGTACCTTTCTTCGTACTGCATGGGACTGCTGACAGGGTCACTGATCCATTGGCGTCGCAAGATCTGTACAATGTTGCTGCCTCGAGACACAAGGATATAAAGCTCTATGAAGGCTTCTTACACGACCTTCTATTTGAACCTGAGCGCGATGAAGTTGGaggtgatataatcaattggatgCTGAAGATGTTGCAGCTTCAAAATATGTGA